One window of the Deltaproteobacteria bacterium genome contains the following:
- a CDS encoding FAD-binding protein, with amino-acid sequence MAAWDEAVDFLVAGSGAAGMTAALRAHDLGAATLVIEKAPVYGGSTALSGGVVWVPNNPFMRQHGLSDSPEEGLRYIEAVTAGSTGTQRLRAYIDGAPRMLATLAERSHVRFACLPDYPDYYPELAGGKPGGRSCEPLLFDALQLGEEFRRQRQAPLEKQVMGGRLAIGVADGHALLTGGLRAAVFMARGLLAYYTNLRARWRKLGNTDLTLGAALAGRLRLSLLERQVPLWLETPIKEILTEDGRVVGARVERAGQLLRIQARQGVLLAAGGFEHNAKMRQHYQPSPIGNQWTAGCDSNLGDTVVLGTAVGASLDLMDDAWWCPAMLSPASQTAPVYIVIFEKNLPGSIIVDARGRRFMNEAAPYNDVVKSMYKANATGAPAIPAFLIFDSRFRKKYPCGPMPPGYATPDRLLPKTLAGNFFVKADSIEALAHKIGVDADGLRETVARLKQSAAAGTDPDFHRGESLQDRYYTAKATGPNPNLGPIERPPFYAVRVYPGDLGTKGGFRTDAQARVLSVTGDVIPGLYAAGNSSATVMGRTYPGAGATIGPAMTFGFLAAEDAASTGRKPLPPDQAGNRL; translated from the coding sequence ATGGCGGCGTGGGATGAGGCGGTAGACTTCCTGGTGGCCGGTTCCGGCGCCGCCGGCATGACGGCGGCGCTGCGGGCGCACGATCTCGGTGCGGCTACGCTGGTGATCGAGAAGGCGCCCGTCTACGGCGGCTCGACCGCGCTGTCGGGCGGTGTGGTATGGGTGCCTAATAATCCGTTCATGAGGCAGCATGGCCTCAGTGATTCGCCGGAAGAGGGCTTGCGATATATCGAGGCAGTCACCGCCGGCAGCACCGGCACGCAGCGGCTGCGGGCTTACATCGACGGCGCGCCGCGCATGCTGGCAACTCTGGCCGAACGCTCCCACGTGCGCTTCGCCTGCTTGCCGGACTACCCCGACTACTACCCGGAGTTGGCCGGGGGCAAGCCCGGCGGGCGCTCGTGCGAACCGCTGCTGTTCGACGCGCTGCAGCTGGGCGAGGAATTTCGCCGCCAGCGCCAAGCCCCGCTCGAAAAGCAGGTCATGGGCGGGCGCTTGGCCATCGGCGTCGCCGACGGGCACGCGCTGCTGACCGGCGGGCTGCGGGCCGCGGTGTTCATGGCGCGCGGCCTGCTCGCCTATTACACCAACTTGCGCGCGCGCTGGCGCAAACTCGGCAACACCGATCTCACACTTGGTGCGGCGCTCGCCGGCCGCTTGCGCCTGTCGCTGCTCGAGCGCCAGGTGCCACTGTGGCTCGAGACACCGATCAAGGAGATCCTGACCGAAGACGGCCGCGTGGTTGGCGCCCGGGTCGAACGCGCCGGCCAGCTACTGCGCATTCAGGCGCGCCAGGGCGTGCTGCTGGCGGCCGGCGGCTTTGAACACAACGCCAAGATGCGCCAGCACTATCAGCCCAGCCCGATCGGTAACCAGTGGACGGCCGGCTGCGACTCCAACTTGGGCGATACCGTGGTGCTCGGCACCGCCGTGGGGGCGAGCCTGGATCTGATGGACGATGCCTGGTGGTGCCCGGCGATGCTTTCGCCGGCGTCGCAGACGGCGCCGGTCTACATCGTGATCTTCGAGAAGAACCTTCCCGGCAGCATCATCGTCGATGCGCGCGGCCGGCGCTTCATGAACGAAGCCGCGCCTTACAACGACGTGGTCAAGAGCATGTACAAGGCCAACGCCACCGGCGCGCCCGCTATCCCCGCCTTCTTGATCTTCGACAGCAGGTTTCGCAAGAAGTACCCCTGCGGGCCGATGCCGCCGGGCTACGCTACTCCCGACCGGCTGCTGCCGAAGACGCTGGCGGGCAACTTCTTCGTCAAGGCCGACTCCATCGAGGCCCTGGCGCACAAGATCGGCGTTGACGCCGACGGCCTGCGCGAGACCGTAGCGCGCCTCAAGCAATCCGCTGCCGCCGGCACCGACCCCGACTTCCATCGCGGCGAGAGTCTGCAGGACCGCTATTACACGGCCAAGGCGACCGGGCCTAATCCCAACCTTGGCCCGATCGAGCGCCCGCCGTTCTATGCCGTACGCGTCTACCCCGGCGACCTCGGCACCAAGGGCGGCTTTCGCACCGACGCGCAGGCCCGCGTACTCAGCGTCACCGGCGACGTGATTCCCGGTCTCTACGCCGCCGGTAATTCCTCCGCCACCGTGATGGGCCGCACTTACCCCGGCGCCGGCGCTACCATCGGACCGGCGATGACCTTCGGCTTCCTCGCTGCCGAGGATGCCGCCAGCACGGGCCGCAAACCGCTACCACCAGACCAAGCAGGAAACCGCTTATGA
- a CDS encoding aldo/keto reductase has translation MEYRNLGRSGLPVSVLGLGCDNFGHKCDQQQSAAIVQRAMDLGITLFDTADIYGPGGLSEEHLGKALKGRRQDAVIATKFVGPTGSYVGMLHMGTSRRHIMYAVEASLRRLDTDYIDLYQLHFPFPGVPMEETLRALDDLIRQGKVRYLGTSNFAGWQVVDANWIARSHNLTRFISAQNAYNLLDRQIEKELVPACLEHGAGILAYFPLGSGFLTGKYRPGRAKPAGARLANERPTTEYLTGVPDAIVRQVSPELLRWVTPESIFSQQNYELLERLEAFAQARQHTILDLAIAWLAGQPGVASVLVGASRTEQVEQNAQAADWRLTPAEQAEVNEITAGALSLPPVPKVV, from the coding sequence ATGGAATACCGTAATCTCGGCCGGTCGGGCCTGCCCGTGTCCGTGCTTGGTCTCGGTTGCGACAACTTCGGGCACAAGTGCGATCAGCAGCAGTCCGCCGCGATCGTGCAGCGGGCGATGGATTTAGGCATCACCCTGTTCGACACCGCCGACATCTACGGCCCCGGCGGGTTGTCCGAAGAACATCTCGGGAAGGCACTCAAGGGCCGCCGCCAGGATGCCGTCATCGCCACCAAGTTCGTCGGTCCGACCGGCTCCTACGTCGGCATGCTGCACATGGGTACCTCGCGCCGGCACATCATGTACGCCGTCGAAGCGAGCCTGCGCCGGCTGGATACGGACTACATCGACCTCTACCAACTGCACTTCCCTTTTCCCGGCGTGCCGATGGAAGAGACTCTGCGTGCGCTCGATGATCTCATCCGTCAAGGCAAGGTGCGTTACCTCGGCACCTCGAACTTCGCCGGCTGGCAGGTGGTCGACGCCAACTGGATTGCGCGCTCGCATAATCTGACCCGCTTCATCTCGGCGCAAAACGCTTACAACCTGCTTGACCGCCAGATCGAAAAGGAGCTGGTGCCCGCGTGCCTCGAACACGGTGCCGGCATTCTGGCGTACTTCCCGCTCGGCAGTGGCTTCTTGACCGGCAAGTACCGCCCCGGGCGCGCCAAGCCTGCGGGGGCACGGCTGGCCAACGAACGGCCGACGACGGAATACTTGACCGGTGTGCCCGACGCCATCGTGCGCCAAGTCAGCCCCGAGCTGCTGCGCTGGGTTACTCCCGAGTCGATCTTCAGCCAGCAGAACTACGAGTTACTGGAGCGGTTGGAGGCGTTCGCCCAAGCGCGCCAGCACACCATTCTCGACCTGGCCATCGCCTGGCTGGCGGGTCAGCCCGGCGTCGCCAGTGTGCTGGTCGGCGCCAGCCGGACCGAGCAGGTCGAGCAGAACGCGCAGGCGGCTGACTGGCGGCTAACGCCGGCGGAGCAGGCCGAGGTCAACGAAATCACCGCCGGTGCACTGTCGCTGCCGCCGGTGCCGAAGGTGGTGTGA
- a CDS encoding nuclear transport factor 2 family protein — protein MTIEELAARIQVLEDIEAIRKLKATYCYLCDAGLGDEGVRDQLLAHFTADAKVDFGLGPASIYEGREGLQTFFGSVVPGAVSFCMHMVHNPIIEVHGDRATGTWYYEAPTTDAASNIAQWMAGTYEEEYVRAGGCWKFAAIKTRWKYISPYHDGWAKNRGELLAALGAAPR, from the coding sequence ATGACGATCGAAGAACTCGCCGCCCGCATTCAGGTATTGGAGGACATCGAGGCCATCAGGAAGTTGAAGGCCACGTACTGCTACCTGTGCGATGCCGGTCTGGGTGACGAAGGCGTTCGCGACCAGTTGCTGGCGCATTTCACCGCCGACGCCAAGGTCGATTTCGGTCTCGGCCCGGCCTCGATCTACGAGGGCCGTGAAGGTCTCCAGACCTTCTTCGGCTCGGTGGTGCCGGGTGCGGTGTCGTTCTGCATGCACATGGTGCACAACCCGATCATCGAGGTGCACGGCGATCGCGCTACCGGTACCTGGTACTACGAGGCGCCGACTACCGATGCTGCCAGCAACATCGCGCAGTGGATGGCCGGCACCTACGAGGAGGAGTATGTACGCGCAGGCGGCTGCTGGAAGTTCGCGGCGATCAAGACCAGGTGGAAGTACATTTCGCCCTACCACGATGGCTGGGCCAAGAACCGCGGCGAGTTGCTGGCCGCGCTCGGCGCGGCGCCGCGCTGA
- a CDS encoding YifB family Mg chelatase-like AAA ATPase — protein MLATVLSSALQGIDALLVEVEVDIAGGLPQMAVVGLPEGAVKESKDRVRSALKNCGYEFPQRKITINLAPADIKKEGSAYDLPIAMGLLAAAGKLPAEQLRNYVLLGELSLDGRVKAVRGTLPTAAAVSEKRLRGVLVPPENALEAAVVDGIEVIAVNTLAEAFEFLRGERQIAPTRLDLAEVFAAHARYELDFSDVKGQEHVKRALEVAAAGGHNVIMVGPPGSGKTMLAQRLPTILPALTLPEAIETTRVHSVMGLMDGRALVATRPFRSPHHTISDAGLIGGGTIPKPGEVSLAHHGVLFLDELPEFRKNVLEVLRQPLEETRITISRAVGSITYPASVMLVAAMNPCPCGFYGDALKECSCNLPQIQRYRARISGPLLDRIDIQIEVPAVKYKELSDRALGEPSQAIRTRVDRARQLQLARFQGRRIYCNAQMASRDLRRVCVLDPVAERLLETAMARLNLSARAYTRILKVARTIADLDGAPATISQSHVSEAIQYRSLDRAFH, from the coding sequence GTGCTTGCGACCGTGCTGTCGAGCGCGCTGCAGGGAATCGATGCGTTGCTCGTTGAAGTCGAGGTAGACATCGCGGGCGGCTTGCCGCAGATGGCCGTGGTCGGCCTGCCGGAAGGCGCGGTCAAGGAGAGCAAGGACCGCGTGCGCTCGGCGCTGAAGAACTGCGGCTACGAGTTTCCGCAGCGCAAGATCACCATCAACCTCGCACCGGCGGACATCAAGAAGGAGGGCTCGGCCTACGATCTGCCGATCGCCATGGGGCTGCTGGCGGCGGCGGGCAAGCTGCCGGCCGAGCAGTTGCGCAACTACGTCTTGCTCGGCGAACTGTCGCTGGACGGCCGCGTCAAAGCCGTACGCGGCACCTTGCCGACTGCTGCCGCCGTCAGCGAGAAGCGGCTGCGCGGCGTGCTGGTGCCGCCGGAGAACGCGCTCGAGGCGGCGGTGGTGGACGGCATCGAGGTGATCGCCGTCAACACCCTGGCTGAAGCCTTTGAGTTCTTGCGCGGCGAGCGCCAGATTGCGCCGACACGGCTCGATCTGGCCGAGGTGTTCGCGGCCCACGCGCGCTACGAGCTCGACTTCAGCGACGTCAAGGGCCAGGAGCACGTCAAGCGCGCGCTCGAGGTGGCCGCGGCCGGCGGCCACAACGTCATCATGGTCGGCCCGCCGGGTTCGGGCAAAACCATGCTGGCGCAGCGCCTGCCGACGATTCTGCCGGCACTGACGTTGCCGGAAGCGATCGAGACCACCCGCGTGCACAGCGTCATGGGCCTGATGGATGGCCGGGCGCTGGTGGCAACGCGCCCGTTTCGCTCGCCCCACCACACCATCAGTGACGCGGGGTTGATCGGCGGCGGCACCATTCCCAAGCCCGGCGAAGTCAGCCTGGCACATCACGGCGTGCTGTTCCTCGACGAGCTGCCGGAATTCCGCAAGAACGTGCTCGAAGTACTGCGCCAGCCGCTGGAAGAAACGCGCATCACGATTTCACGCGCGGTCGGCTCGATCACCTACCCCGCCAGCGTCATGCTGGTGGCAGCGATGAACCCCTGCCCGTGCGGTTTCTACGGTGACGCGCTCAAGGAGTGCAGCTGCAACCTGCCGCAGATCCAGCGCTACCGCGCCCGCATCTCGGGGCCGCTGCTGGATCGCATCGACATCCAGATCGAGGTGCCGGCGGTGAAGTACAAGGAGCTGTCCGATCGGGCTCTGGGTGAGCCCTCGCAGGCAATTCGCACCCGCGTCGATCGCGCCCGCCAGCTGCAGTTGGCGCGCTTCCAGGGCCGCCGCATTTACTGCAACGCCCAGATGGCCAGCCGCGACCTGCGGCGGGTATGCGTGCTCGACCCGGTCGCCGAGCGCCTGCTCGAGACCGCCATGGCCCG
- a CDS encoding Zn-dependent alcohol dehydrogenase — translation MKAALLEAPGTPLVIADDIEIQPPRVGEVRVRVRHCGLCHSDLSLINGTFPAPLPIIVGHEAAGVVEDLGPGVSGLAAGDRVVLTPCPPCGGCYWCVRGEPSACVNANGIQTNTLIDGTTGLSRGDQCVYRGLGLGALAQFVVTPATGAVKVPADTPLDVACVIGCAVQTGVGAVLNTAKVEEGATVLVMGLGGVGLAVVQGARLAGAARIIASDPVAERRAAAARFGATDLIDPNQDDVLTACLDLTGVGADYAFETAGRASLVQIGIAATRTGGTTVCLGAPPMDEAVTIAPAVLFTAGQKKLLGCILGSANSLREIPRLVALWRAGRLDLDALVTTRRPLHQINEAAADLQAGRGIRTVLEIG, via the coding sequence ATGAAAGCCGCACTTCTCGAAGCCCCGGGCACCCCGCTGGTTATCGCCGACGATATCGAGATTCAGCCGCCGCGGGTGGGAGAAGTGCGCGTGCGCGTGCGCCACTGCGGCTTGTGCCACTCCGATCTCAGCCTCATCAACGGCACCTTTCCCGCACCGTTGCCGATAATCGTCGGCCACGAAGCCGCCGGTGTGGTCGAGGATCTCGGCCCGGGCGTCAGCGGCCTGGCGGCCGGCGACCGCGTGGTGCTGACGCCCTGCCCGCCGTGCGGCGGCTGTTACTGGTGTGTGCGCGGTGAGCCCAGTGCCTGCGTGAACGCCAATGGCATCCAAACCAACACCTTGATTGATGGTACCACCGGCCTCTCGCGCGGCGACCAGTGCGTGTATCGTGGCCTGGGGCTGGGGGCGTTGGCGCAGTTCGTGGTCACGCCCGCCACCGGCGCGGTCAAGGTTCCGGCCGATACACCGCTGGATGTTGCCTGCGTGATCGGCTGCGCGGTGCAAACCGGCGTTGGTGCCGTGCTCAACACCGCCAAGGTCGAGGAAGGTGCCACCGTGCTGGTCATGGGACTTGGTGGGGTTGGCCTGGCCGTCGTTCAAGGCGCGCGGTTGGCAGGGGCGGCGCGCATCATCGCCTCCGACCCCGTTGCCGAGCGCCGGGCCGCCGCGGCCCGCTTCGGGGCCACCGATCTGATCGACCCGAACCAAGACGACGTGCTCACCGCTTGTCTGGATCTCACCGGCGTCGGCGCCGACTACGCCTTTGAAACCGCCGGCCGCGCCAGCCTGGTTCAGATCGGTATTGCGGCGACGCGGACTGGGGGCACCACCGTGTGCCTCGGGGCGCCGCCGATGGACGAGGCCGTGACGATCGCACCGGCGGTGCTCTTCACCGCCGGCCAGAAGAAGTTGCTCGGCTGTATTCTCGGCAGCGCCAATTCGCTGCGCGAAATTCCCCGGCTGGTCGCCCTGTGGCGGGCCGGCCGCCTCGACCTCGATGCACTCGTGACCACGCGCCGGCCGCTGCATCAGATCAACGAGGCCGCTGCCGACTTGCAGGCCGGCCGAGGCATTCGCACGGTGTTGGAGATCGGCTGA